One window of the Klebsiella sp. WP3-W18-ESBL-02 genome contains the following:
- a CDS encoding biotin-independent malonate decarboxylase subunit beta, giving the protein MRDDRSFIELKARQHAHALLDEGSYRELLDPFEGVMSPWLGAQGIVPQADDGMVVAKGTINGKPAVVVAIEGAFQGGSMGEVSGAKMAAALELAAEDNRNGIPTQAVLSLETGGVRLQEANLGLAAIADIHAAIVDLRRYTPVVGIVAGTVGCFGGMSIAAALCSYLIVTREARLGLNGPQVIEQEAGIEEYDSRDRPFIWSMTGGEIRYQSGLVEALVGDGVNAVKAAMHEALAKGVPAKHRTDNYAWYLDRLTNFDTRKQADTEQIHALFAREVK; this is encoded by the coding sequence ATGCGTGATGACCGCAGTTTTATCGAATTAAAAGCGCGCCAGCATGCGCATGCGCTGCTGGATGAAGGCAGCTACCGTGAACTGCTCGACCCGTTTGAAGGCGTGATGTCGCCGTGGCTGGGCGCGCAGGGCATCGTTCCGCAGGCCGATGACGGCATGGTCGTGGCAAAAGGCACCATCAATGGCAAACCGGCCGTGGTGGTGGCGATTGAAGGCGCATTCCAGGGCGGCAGCATGGGCGAAGTGTCCGGTGCCAAAATGGCGGCGGCGCTGGAGCTGGCGGCGGAAGATAACCGCAACGGCATCCCAACGCAGGCCGTTCTGAGTCTGGAAACCGGCGGCGTACGTTTACAAGAAGCGAACCTGGGCCTGGCGGCGATTGCCGATATCCACGCGGCGATTGTTGACCTGCGTCGTTATACCCCGGTGGTTGGCATTGTGGCCGGTACCGTGGGCTGCTTCGGTGGGATGTCCATCGCGGCGGCGCTGTGTAGCTATCTGATTGTGACCCGCGAAGCGCGTCTCGGCCTGAACGGCCCGCAGGTTATCGAACAGGAAGCCGGTATTGAAGAGTATGACTCCCGCGATCGTCCGTTTATCTGGAGCATGACCGGTGGCGAAATTCGCTACCAAAGCGGCCTGGTGGAAGCACTGGTTGGCGACGGCGTCAACGCAGTCAAAGCGGCGATGCATGAGGCGCTGGCGAAAGGCGTTCCGGCGAAACATCGCACCGATAACTATGCCTGGTATCTCGACCGTCTGACGAATTTCGATACCCGCAAACAGGCGGATACCGAACAGATTCATGCGCTCTTCGCCCGGGAGGTGAAATGA
- a CDS encoding triphosphoribosyl-dephospho-CoA synthase, which translates to MKLLPQIQVEGGAEWLARTATQCLIDEARLSPKPGLVDSRGNGAHHDLSLALMERSAHSLTPTFQALAQQSWQRPADIALRQTVGRLGRAGEKQMMAATDGVNTHRGAIWALGLLVSAVAMHGGTGSAQQVAATAAELAKLPDAAAPKVFSKGLRATHRYQVPGAREEAQQAFPHVMQRALPQLRLSRLNGSSETHARLDALMAIMTSLTDTCVLSRAGLEGLDAMQDGARAVLSAGGSAHPAGQQALAALDRHMLALNASPGGAADLLAATLFLDRIESPYLKH; encoded by the coding sequence ATGAAACTTCTGCCCCAGATTCAGGTTGAAGGCGGTGCCGAATGGCTGGCGCGAACCGCCACGCAGTGTCTGATTGACGAAGCACGATTAAGCCCGAAACCCGGTCTGGTGGACAGTCGGGGGAACGGCGCGCACCACGATTTATCGCTCGCGCTGATGGAGCGTTCGGCGCACAGCCTGACCCCCACGTTTCAGGCGCTAGCGCAACAAAGCTGGCAGCGTCCGGCGGATATTGCGCTGAGACAAACCGTAGGGCGACTCGGCCGTGCGGGTGAGAAACAGATGATGGCCGCTACCGACGGCGTAAACACCCACCGCGGCGCGATCTGGGCGCTGGGACTGCTGGTGAGCGCGGTGGCCATGCACGGCGGTACCGGCAGTGCGCAGCAGGTTGCGGCCACCGCCGCCGAGCTGGCGAAGCTGCCCGATGCTGCCGCACCGAAGGTCTTCAGTAAAGGGCTGCGCGCTACGCATCGTTATCAGGTGCCCGGCGCGCGCGAAGAAGCGCAGCAGGCGTTTCCACACGTGATGCAGCGTGCGCTGCCCCAGCTACGGCTGAGCCGCCTTAACGGCAGCAGCGAAACGCACGCCCGGCTCGACGCGCTGATGGCGATCATGACTTCGCTGACCGACACCTGCGTTTTGTCGCGCGCGGGTCTGGAAGGGCTGGACGCTATGCAGGACGGCGCACGTGCGGTGCTCAGCGCCGGCGGCAGCGCCCATCCGGCAGGGCAACAAGCCTTGGCCGCGCTCGATCGCCACATGCTGGCGCTGAACGCCTCGCCGGGCGGCGCGGCGGATCTGCTGGCCGCGACCCTGTTTCTCGATCGCATCGAATCGCCTTATTTAAAGCATTAA
- the mdcC gene encoding malonate decarboxylase acyl carrier protein: protein MEHITLTVPASRTLRGKALAGVVGSGDMEVLFTADQGQTLTVDITTSVDNSRSRWEALINRLQTVSSLPAGTLTIHDFGATPGVARIRIEQVFEEVSYA from the coding sequence ATGGAACACATTACGTTAACCGTACCGGCCAGCCGCACCTTACGCGGTAAAGCGCTGGCAGGCGTTGTGGGCTCCGGGGATATGGAGGTGTTATTCACCGCCGACCAGGGCCAGACGTTAACCGTCGATATCACCACTTCTGTCGATAACAGCCGCAGCCGCTGGGAAGCGCTGATTAACCGTCTGCAAACCGTCAGCAGCCTGCCGGCTGGCACGCTGACCATCCACGACTTCGGCGCGACGCCGGGCGTGGCGCGCATCCGTATCGAACAGGTTTTTGAAGAGGTGAGCTATGCGTGA
- the mdcE gene encoding biotin-independent malonate decarboxylase subunit gamma, whose amino-acid sequence MSNAMSRGELWLETLVPNAKRIEGLCPSVQAADGELNGETVRFVAVVPDANNHFPRAAKGEVGLLEGWTLAKVVSETIAADADKAVKRPIVAVIDVPSQAYGRREEAFGIHQALAGAAAAYANARLAGHPVIGLIVGKAMSGAFLAHGYQANRLIAFNDKGVLIHAMGKESAARITLRTVDALEKLAATIPPMAYDISNYATLGLLENLLDISNPDAPSANDLTLVVNTLQQAIKDARQDPTLKSRLGADNRRSSALVRERMRASW is encoded by the coding sequence ATGAGTAACGCAATGAGCCGTGGCGAATTATGGCTGGAAACGCTGGTTCCGAACGCCAAACGAATCGAAGGGCTGTGCCCGTCTGTGCAGGCTGCTGACGGCGAACTTAACGGTGAAACGGTGCGTTTTGTTGCCGTGGTGCCGGATGCCAATAACCACTTCCCGCGCGCAGCGAAAGGGGAAGTCGGTCTGCTGGAAGGCTGGACGCTGGCAAAAGTGGTCAGTGAAACCATCGCCGCAGACGCTGATAAAGCGGTGAAACGTCCGATTGTGGCGGTGATTGATGTACCAAGCCAGGCCTACGGTCGCCGTGAAGAAGCTTTCGGTATTCACCAGGCGCTGGCCGGTGCCGCAGCGGCGTATGCCAACGCGCGCCTGGCAGGTCACCCGGTGATTGGCCTGATTGTCGGTAAAGCGATGTCCGGTGCGTTTCTGGCGCACGGCTACCAGGCGAATCGCCTGATCGCCTTCAACGACAAAGGCGTGCTGATTCACGCCATGGGTAAAGAGTCGGCGGCGCGTATCACCCTGCGTACCGTTGACGCGCTGGAAAAACTGGCGGCGACGATTCCGCCAATGGCGTATGACATCAGCAACTACGCCACGCTGGGGCTGCTGGAAAATCTGCTGGATATCAGCAATCCGGATGCGCCATCTGCAAACGATCTGACGCTGGTGGTGAACACCTTGCAACAGGCCATCAAAGACGCTCGTCAGGACCCGACGCTGAAAAGCCGTCTGGGCGCTGACAATCGCCGCAGCTCTGCCCTCGTACGCGAACGCATGCGGGCAAGCTGGTAA
- a CDS encoding LysR family transcriptional regulator, producing MNLSITDDITFRKLTIFMTFMEKGNIARTAEALNISGVSVHRALHTLEENVRCPLFVHKGRNLLAQPAAWTLLEYCQEVTQLMERGLEEARKTAGVGQGRLRVGTLYSLTLETVPRLIMGMKLRRPDLEMDLTMGSNEALLKMLEDGTLDAILISISESEIDRNSLEVLPLFHDDIYLAAPITSTLDTHKTADLRDYRNEKFVSLAEGFATYAGFQEAFHIAGFEPEIVTRVNDIFSMLSLVQAGVGFTLMPGRMKKMYENTVHLQKLADPYQMRQLIAIVFARNRERDPSLLALAAEGRMYARSLNPNA from the coding sequence ATGAACCTGTCAATCACCGACGACATTACCTTCCGCAAGCTCACCATCTTCATGACCTTTATGGAGAAGGGCAACATCGCCCGTACCGCTGAGGCGCTGAATATCAGCGGCGTCAGCGTGCACCGGGCGCTGCATACGCTGGAAGAGAACGTGCGTTGTCCGCTGTTCGTGCACAAAGGGCGTAATCTGCTTGCCCAACCGGCGGCGTGGACGCTGCTGGAATACTGTCAGGAAGTGACGCAACTGATGGAACGCGGGCTGGAAGAAGCTCGCAAAACGGCAGGCGTCGGACAAGGCCGTCTGCGCGTTGGCACGCTGTATTCGCTGACGCTGGAGACGGTGCCGCGGCTGATTATGGGGATGAAACTGCGTCGTCCGGATCTCGAGATGGATCTCACGATGGGTTCAAATGAAGCCCTGCTGAAGATGCTGGAAGACGGCACCCTCGATGCGATTCTGATCTCCATTTCAGAAAGCGAAATCGATCGTAACAGCCTGGAAGTACTGCCGCTGTTTCACGATGATATTTACCTTGCTGCGCCGATCACTTCGACATTGGATACGCATAAAACGGCGGATCTGCGCGATTATCGCAACGAGAAGTTTGTCTCACTGGCCGAAGGGTTCGCCACCTATGCCGGATTCCAGGAAGCGTTTCATATCGCCGGGTTCGAACCGGAAATTGTGACCCGCGTAAACGATATTTTCTCAATGCTGAGTCTGGTGCAGGCAGGCGTCGGGTTTACCCTGATGCCGGGGCGAATGAAAAAGATGTATGAAAATACGGTGCATCTGCAAAAACTGGCGGACCCGTATCAAATGCGGCAGCTGATTGCGATTGTCTTTGCCCGTAACCGCGAACGCGACCCTAGCTTGCTGGCGCTGGCCGCCGAAGGCCGCATGTATGCGCGTAGCCTCAACCCCAACGCCTGA
- the kefB gene encoding glutathione-regulated potassium-efflux system protein KefB: MEGSDLLLAGVLFLFAAVAAVPLAARLGIGAVLGYLLAGIAIGPWGLGFISDVDEILHFSELGVVFLMFIIGLELNPAKLWQLRRPIFGIGAAQVIFSAAILGGLLMLTNFSWQAAAIGGIGLAMSSTAMALQLMREKGMNRSEAGQLGFSVLLFQDLAVIPALALVPLLAGAGDEHFNWQTVGLKVLAFAGMLIGGRYLLRPVFRFIASSGVREVFTAATLLLVLGSALFMDALGLSMALGTFIAGVLLAESEYRHELEIAIEPFKGLLLGLFFISVGMSLNLGVLYSHLLLVIGCVTLLVAVKTMVLYLLAHLNGMRSAERMQFAGVLSQGGEFAFVLFSAASSFKVFKGDQMSLLLVTVTLSMMTTPLLMKVVDRVLARRFNGPEEEDEAPWVDDDKPQVIVVGFGRFGQVIGRLLMANKLRITVLERDISAVKLMRKYGYKVYYGDATQVELLRSAGAEQAQSIVITCNEPEDTMKLVEICQQHFPHLKIMARARGRVEAHELLQAGVVQFSRETFSSALELGRKALISTGMHPHQAQRAQLHFKRLDMRMLRELMPVHSDTQQISRVREARRELEEIFQREMQQERRQLDGWDEFE; the protein is encoded by the coding sequence ATGGAAGGCTCTGATTTATTGCTTGCGGGCGTACTGTTCCTCTTTGCGGCGGTCGCCGCGGTGCCGTTGGCAGCGCGGCTTGGGATCGGTGCGGTGTTAGGTTACCTGCTGGCGGGGATAGCAATTGGCCCCTGGGGGCTCGGGTTTATTAGCGACGTTGACGAAATTCTCCATTTCTCTGAACTGGGCGTGGTGTTCCTGATGTTTATCATCGGCCTGGAGCTGAACCCGGCCAAGCTGTGGCAGCTGCGGCGGCCCATTTTTGGCATCGGGGCCGCTCAGGTTATTTTCAGCGCGGCAATCCTCGGCGGTCTGCTGATGCTAACTAACTTCTCGTGGCAGGCGGCGGCAATTGGCGGGATTGGTCTGGCGATGTCGTCAACGGCGATGGCCCTGCAGCTGATGCGTGAAAAGGGCATGAATCGCAGCGAAGCGGGGCAGCTCGGCTTCTCGGTGCTGCTGTTTCAGGATTTGGCGGTGATTCCGGCGCTGGCGCTGGTGCCGCTGCTGGCGGGGGCCGGTGACGAGCATTTTAACTGGCAGACCGTGGGGCTGAAGGTGCTGGCTTTTGCCGGCATGCTGATCGGTGGGCGCTACCTGCTGCGTCCGGTATTCCGCTTTATTGCCAGCTCAGGCGTGCGCGAGGTGTTTACCGCCGCCACGCTGCTGTTGGTGCTGGGCTCGGCGCTGTTTATGGATGCGCTGGGGCTGTCGATGGCCCTGGGGACCTTTATTGCGGGCGTGCTGCTGGCGGAAAGCGAATACCGTCACGAGCTGGAAATCGCCATTGAGCCGTTTAAAGGGCTGCTGTTGGGCCTGTTCTTTATTTCGGTGGGCATGTCGCTCAATCTCGGCGTGCTTTACAGCCACCTGCTGTTGGTCATTGGCTGCGTGACGCTGCTGGTAGCGGTGAAAACGATGGTGCTGTATCTATTGGCCCATCTTAACGGGATGCGCAGCGCGGAGCGGATGCAGTTTGCCGGCGTGCTGAGCCAGGGCGGGGAGTTTGCCTTTGTGCTGTTCTCCGCGGCATCGTCGTTTAAGGTCTTTAAGGGCGACCAGATGTCGCTACTGCTGGTGACCGTCACCCTATCAATGATGACGACACCGCTGTTGATGAAGGTGGTTGACCGGGTGCTGGCGCGCCGCTTTAACGGGCCGGAAGAAGAGGATGAAGCGCCGTGGGTGGATGACGATAAACCGCAGGTGATCGTCGTAGGTTTTGGTCGTTTTGGTCAGGTAATAGGGCGCCTGCTGATGGCTAACAAGCTGCGCATTACCGTACTTGAGCGCGATATCAGCGCCGTTAAGTTGATGCGTAAATACGGCTACAAGGTGTATTACGGCGATGCGACTCAGGTTGAGCTGCTGCGTTCAGCTGGGGCCGAGCAGGCGCAGTCGATCGTTATCACCTGCAACGAGCCGGAAGATACCATGAAGCTGGTGGAGATCTGCCAGCAGCACTTCCCGCACCTGAAAATTATGGCCCGTGCGCGAGGACGTGTGGAGGCGCACGAACTGTTGCAGGCGGGCGTGGTACAGTTTTCCCGCGAGACCTTCTCCAGCGCGCTTGAGCTGGGGCGTAAGGCACTTATCTCGACCGGTATGCATCCGCATCAGGCACAGCGCGCGCAGCTGCATTTTAAGCGGCTGGATATGCGTATGTTGCGTGAACTCATGCCGGTACACAGCGACACCCAACAAATTTCGCGCGTGCGGGAAGCGCGGCGCGAGCTGGAGGAGATCTTCCAGCGTGAAATGCAGCAAGAGCGACGGCAGCTGGACGGCTGGGATGAATTTGAATAG
- a CDS encoding malonate decarboxylase holo-ACP synthase, whose product MSTTLRPHDLIWLNARDALEDVTESWVDTVWHSGLPVVVRRDVDAQGRIPVGVRGMKRDQRAAGWVKAEAVVRVCSPESLVDPLSLLRSPFISQPPVQVALLLAQQAWPWTWGITGSTGYALATGIPVIHAASDLDLLIRAPQPLSREALETWQQQLTAGLCRADTQVDTPRGGFALNEWLRDGKALLKTSQGPQLVRDPWGREE is encoded by the coding sequence ATGAGCACAACATTACGTCCACACGACCTTATCTGGCTGAATGCGCGCGACGCGCTTGAAGATGTCACGGAATCCTGGGTGGATACCGTCTGGCATAGCGGCTTGCCGGTAGTGGTGCGACGTGATGTTGATGCGCAGGGGCGCATTCCGGTGGGCGTCCGCGGGATGAAGCGCGACCAGCGCGCCGCCGGTTGGGTGAAAGCAGAGGCGGTCGTCCGCGTCTGCTCGCCGGAATCGCTGGTAGACCCGCTGTCGCTGCTGCGCTCGCCCTTTATCTCTCAGCCACCGGTTCAGGTGGCTTTGTTATTGGCGCAGCAGGCATGGCCGTGGACGTGGGGGATTACCGGCAGTACTGGCTATGCGCTGGCGACCGGGATCCCGGTTATCCATGCCGCAAGCGATCTGGATCTGTTGATCCGCGCGCCGCAGCCGCTCTCCCGTGAAGCGCTGGAAACGTGGCAGCAGCAGCTCACCGCCGGACTTTGCCGAGCGGATACCCAGGTGGATACGCCGCGCGGCGGCTTTGCCCTCAATGAATGGCTGCGCGATGGAAAAGCACTATTAAAAACCTCGCAGGGGCCGCAGTTGGTTCGCGACCCGTGGGGCAGGGAGGAGTGA
- the mdcH gene encoding malonate decarboxylase subunit epsilon — translation MKILFTFPGQGTQHAGMLQNLPGTELAQAREVLGAEVDTLDTPEALKHTRAVQLSLLIAGVAWARELERRGVAPDIVSGLSIGAYPAAVVAGALDFADALTLVALRGDLMELAYPHGYGLTAIMGLTLSQVESLVEGSGTYTANLNAETQIVIAGPDDAMAEVAKRAMAKGASKAPRLAVSVPSHCALLAEPAQKLVEAFSHVTLSRPRYAYLSGSTGRVLWQPERIADDLAMNMARTVRWQEAVISANEREARLAIEMPPGGILTCLTRQAAWEGESISLERSGVDVAVHLAKRLRA, via the coding sequence ATGAAAATTCTGTTTACCTTCCCGGGGCAGGGGACGCAGCACGCAGGAATGCTGCAAAACCTTCCGGGGACGGAACTGGCCCAGGCGCGTGAGGTGCTTGGCGCTGAGGTTGATACGCTGGATACCCCTGAGGCGCTCAAACATACCCGAGCCGTTCAACTGTCTCTGCTGATTGCTGGCGTTGCATGGGCGCGCGAGCTAGAGCGTCGTGGCGTAGCGCCTGATATCGTCAGTGGACTCTCCATTGGCGCGTACCCGGCGGCGGTGGTTGCCGGTGCGCTCGACTTCGCCGACGCGCTGACGCTGGTCGCGCTGCGCGGTGACTTAATGGAGCTGGCCTACCCGCACGGCTACGGCCTGACGGCAATCATGGGGCTAACGCTGAGTCAGGTGGAAAGCCTGGTCGAAGGCAGCGGAACCTATACCGCTAACCTGAACGCCGAAACGCAGATAGTGATTGCCGGTCCTGATGACGCGATGGCCGAAGTAGCGAAACGCGCGATGGCCAAAGGGGCCAGTAAGGCGCCTCGCCTGGCGGTGAGCGTGCCGTCGCATTGTGCACTGTTGGCCGAGCCCGCGCAAAAGCTGGTTGAGGCGTTCAGCCATGTGACGCTTTCCCGCCCGCGCTACGCCTACCTGAGCGGTAGCACCGGTCGCGTGCTGTGGCAGCCGGAACGTATTGCTGACGATCTGGCGATGAATATGGCGCGCACGGTGCGCTGGCAGGAGGCGGTGATTTCCGCCAACGAACGTGAAGCACGGCTGGCGATTGAAATGCCGCCCGGTGGCATACTGACCTGCTTAACGCGTCAGGCGGCGTGGGAAGGGGAGTCTATTTCTCTGGAGCGCAGCGGCGTGGATGTGGCTGTGCACCTGGCGAAGCGTCTTCGTGCGTGA
- the kefG gene encoding glutathione-regulated potassium-efflux system ancillary protein KefG → MMTQTAKVLLIYAHPESQDSVANRVLLKPALQLSNVTVHDLYAHYPDFFIDIPREQALLREHDVIVFQHPLYTYSCPALLKEWLDRVLSRGFASGIGGNQLAGKYWRSVITTGEPESAYRHDGLNRYPMSDILRPFELTAAMCHMHWMSPIIVYWARRQPPNELASQAKAYADWLAAPITAGGR, encoded by the coding sequence ATAATGACGCAGACGGCGAAAGTATTGCTGATCTATGCCCATCCGGAATCACAGGACTCGGTCGCTAACCGGGTTTTGCTCAAGCCGGCTTTGCAGTTAAGTAACGTGACCGTGCACGATCTGTACGCGCACTATCCTGATTTTTTTATTGATATCCCGCGCGAGCAGGCGCTGCTGCGCGAGCATGATGTCATTGTCTTCCAGCACCCGCTTTATACCTACAGCTGCCCGGCGCTGCTCAAAGAGTGGCTTGACCGCGTACTCAGCCGCGGCTTTGCCAGCGGTATTGGTGGCAATCAGCTGGCAGGAAAGTATTGGCGCAGCGTTATCACAACCGGTGAACCGGAAAGCGCCTATCGTCATGACGGGCTCAACCGTTATCCGATGAGCGATATTCTGCGCCCGTTTGAACTCACCGCCGCTATGTGCCATATGCACTGGATGAGTCCGATAATTGTTTATTGGGCGCGACGTCAGCCGCCTAATGAACTGGCAAGCCAGGCGAAAGCCTACGCCGACTGGCTGGCGGCGCCGATAACGGCAGGAGGGCGATGA
- a CDS encoding ABC transporter ATP-binding protein has protein sequence MIVFSSLQIRRGVRVLLDNASATINPGQKVGLVGKNGCGKSTLLALLKNEISADGGNFTYPSSWQLAWVNQETPALPQPALDYVIDGDREYRQLEAQLNDANERDDGHAIATVHGKLDAIDAWTIRSRASSLLHGLGFSNEQLDRPVSDFSGGWRMRLNLAQALICRSDLLLLDEPTNHLDLDAVIWLERWLKSYQGTLILISHDRDFLDPVVDKIIHIEQETMFEYTGNYSSFEVQRATRLAQQQAMYESQQERVAHLQSYIDRFRAKATKAKQAQSRIKMLERMELIAPAHVDNPFHFSFRAPESLPNPLLKMEKVSAGYGDRTILESIKLNLVPGSRIGLLGRNGAGKSTLIKLLAGELEPLHGEIGLAKGIKLGYFAQHQLEFLRADESPLQHLARMAPQELEQKLRDYLGGFGFQGDKVTEHTARFSGGEKARLVLALIVWQRPNLLLLDEPTNHLDLDMRQALTEALIDFEGALVVVSHDRHLIRSTTDDLYLVHDKKVEPFDGDLEDYQQWLSDVQKQENQADEAPKENNANSAQSRKDQKRREAELRTLTQPLRKEITRLEKEMEKLNAQLAQAEEKLGDSSLYDPSRKAEMTECLQLQASAKSGLEECEMAWLEAQEQLEQMMQND, from the coding sequence ATGATTGTTTTCTCCTCGTTACAAATTCGTCGCGGCGTGCGTGTCCTGCTGGATAACGCATCGGCCACCATCAACCCAGGGCAGAAAGTCGGCCTGGTGGGGAAAAACGGCTGTGGCAAATCCACGCTCCTCGCGCTGCTGAAAAACGAGATAAGCGCCGACGGCGGCAACTTTACCTATCCCAGCAGCTGGCAACTGGCGTGGGTAAACCAGGAAACCCCTGCGCTGCCTCAGCCCGCTCTGGACTATGTCATTGACGGTGACCGCGAATATCGCCAGCTTGAAGCTCAGCTCAACGATGCTAACGAACGCGATGATGGCCACGCCATTGCCACCGTTCACGGCAAGCTGGACGCGATTGACGCGTGGACTATCCGCTCTCGTGCCTCCAGCCTGCTGCACGGTCTGGGCTTCAGCAACGAACAGCTCGACCGCCCGGTCAGCGACTTCTCGGGCGGCTGGCGTATGCGCCTTAACCTGGCGCAGGCGCTGATTTGCCGCTCCGACCTGCTGCTGCTCGATGAACCGACTAACCACCTCGACCTTGATGCGGTGATCTGGCTGGAGAGATGGCTGAAGAGCTACCAGGGCACGCTGATTCTGATTTCCCACGACCGCGACTTCCTCGACCCGGTGGTGGACAAAATTATTCATATCGAACAAGAAACGATGTTCGAATACACCGGCAACTACAGCTCGTTTGAAGTACAGCGCGCGACGCGCCTGGCGCAGCAACAGGCGATGTACGAAAGCCAGCAGGAGCGCGTGGCGCATCTGCAAAGCTATATCGACCGTTTCCGTGCGAAGGCTACGAAGGCCAAGCAGGCACAGAGCCGTATCAAGATGCTTGAGCGTATGGAGCTAATTGCCCCGGCCCACGTCGATAACCCGTTCCACTTCAGCTTCCGCGCGCCGGAAAGCCTGCCGAACCCATTGCTGAAAATGGAAAAAGTCAGCGCGGGTTACGGCGATCGCACGATCCTCGAGTCGATCAAACTGAACCTGGTGCCGGGCTCGCGTATCGGCCTGCTGGGCCGCAACGGCGCGGGTAAATCGACGCTGATTAAGCTGCTGGCGGGCGAACTGGAGCCGCTGCACGGCGAAATCGGCCTCGCCAAAGGCATTAAGCTCGGTTACTTCGCCCAGCATCAGTTGGAATTCCTGCGCGCGGACGAATCGCCGTTGCAGCATCTGGCGCGTATGGCGCCACAGGAGCTGGAGCAGAAGCTACGCGACTACCTCGGCGGCTTCGGCTTCCAGGGCGACAAAGTGACCGAACACACCGCCCGTTTCTCTGGCGGCGAGAAAGCCCGTCTGGTGCTGGCGCTGATCGTCTGGCAGCGCCCGAACCTGCTGCTGCTCGATGAACCGACTAACCACCTGGATCTCGATATGCGCCAGGCGCTGACCGAAGCGCTGATCGATTTCGAAGGCGCGCTGGTCGTGGTCTCGCACGATCGCCACCTGATCCGCTCCACCACTGACGATCTGTATCTGGTGCACGACAAAAAGGTCGAGCCATTCGACGGCGACCTGGAAGATTATCAGCAGTGGCTGAGCGACGTGCAAAAACAGGAAAACCAGGCCGACGAAGCGCCAAAAGAAAACAACGCCAACAGCGCTCAATCGCGTAAAGACCAGAAGCGCCGTGAAGCCGAGCTACGCACGCTGACCCAGCCGCTGCGCAAAGAGATTACCCGCCTGGAAAAAGAGATGGAGAAACTCAATGCCCAGTTGGCGCAGGCGGAAGAAAAGCTGGGTGACAGCAGCCTTTACGATCCGAGCCGCAAAGCCGAAATGACCGAATGCCTGCAGCTTCAGGCCAGCGCCAAATCCGGGCTGGAGGAGTGCGAAATGGCGTGGCTGGAGGCGCAGGAGCAGCTCGAACAAATGATGCAAAACGACTGA
- a CDS encoding AEC family transporter: protein MTYVIVHALAPIFVIMLLGFWAGKAKMVDNKNVSLLNIFVMDFALPAALFSATVQTPWAGIVAQSPLIVVLTLAMWITYAAIYFMATKLFNKSPQDAAVLTLTVALPNYAALGLPILGSVLGETSSTSLSVAVSIACGSVLMTPFCLLILEREKARAEGGNSGSTLSMLPVLMWRSIKKPIVMGPLLGVILSAIGIKMPDLVLAAIKPLGLSATAAALFLTGVILSARKLQINTVVITSTLAKLLIQPAIAWAIVLVLGLHGSVAITAILMIALSAGFFGVVFGNRFGVQSPDAEAVLLLSSVLCILSLPLFISLTSGI from the coding sequence ATGACTTACGTAATTGTTCATGCTCTTGCTCCGATTTTCGTCATCATGCTGCTGGGATTCTGGGCCGGGAAGGCCAAAATGGTCGATAACAAAAATGTCTCCCTGCTCAATATCTTCGTGATGGACTTCGCGTTGCCCGCCGCGCTGTTTAGCGCTACCGTACAAACGCCGTGGGCCGGCATCGTGGCGCAGTCACCGCTGATTGTGGTGCTGACGCTGGCGATGTGGATTACCTATGCCGCTATCTACTTTATGGCGACCAAGTTGTTCAATAAATCACCGCAGGATGCCGCCGTGCTGACCCTGACCGTGGCGCTGCCAAACTACGCTGCGCTGGGCCTGCCGATTCTGGGGAGCGTGCTGGGTGAAACCTCGTCTACATCGCTTTCCGTTGCCGTTTCCATCGCTTGTGGTTCTGTGTTGATGACGCCGTTCTGCCTGCTGATTCTGGAACGTGAAAAAGCGCGTGCGGAAGGTGGCAACTCCGGTTCTACGCTGTCTATGCTGCCGGTACTGATGTGGCGTTCAATTAAAAAACCGATCGTAATGGGCCCGCTGCTGGGGGTTATTCTCTCCGCAATTGGCATCAAAATGCCGGACCTGGTGCTGGCGGCGATCAAACCGCTGGGCCTGTCTGCGACCGCGGCTGCGCTGTTCCTGACCGGGGTGATTCTGTCTGCACGTAAATTGCAGATCAACACCGTCGTGATTACCTCAACCCTCGCTAAGCTGCTGATTCAACCGGCGATTGCCTGGGCTATCGTTCTTGTTCTCGGCCTGCATGGCTCGGTGGCGATTACCGCGATCCTGATGATTGCGCTGTCCGCCGGTTTCTTCGGCGTGGTATTCGGTAACCGCTTTGGCGTGCAGTCGCCGGATGCAGAAGCCGTGCTGCTGTTGAGCTCCGTACTGTGTATCCTGTCGCTGCCGCTGTTTATCTCGCTGACTTCAGGAATCTAA